The proteins below are encoded in one region of Microbispora sp. NBC_01189:
- the edd gene encoding phosphogluconate dehydratase yields the protein MVSPVVDPVVSEVTDRVVTRSRDTRRAYLERVRRAGAELRERGPARGRLACANLAHGFAAAPAEDKLDLRGAAKPGVAIVTSYNDMLSAHQPYETYPPELKRAVREAGGVAQVAGGVPAMCDGVTQGRAGMELSLYSRDLIAMATAIALSHDMFDAALLLGVCDKIVPGLLVGALRFGHLPAVFVPAGPMTSGLPNKVKARARQAFAEGKIGRGEMLDAEAAAYHSPGTCTFYGTANSNQLLMEVMGLHLPGATFVNPHTELRQALTRAAARRAVEIGPHGEEYTPVGEVVDEKAIVNAVVALLASGGSTNHTMHLVTMAAAAGITLTWDDMADLSKVVPLITRMYPNGQADVNHFHAAGGMAVFIGGLLDAGLLHADVLTVAGRGLGHYRTAPALKEGTLVWEERTGPSSDPDVLRPVAEPFSPDGGIHMLSGNLGRAVSKVSAVKPEHLVVEAPALVFDDQIDLLAAFDRGELNGRDFVAVVRYQGPRANGMPELHKLTPPLAVLLDRGQKVAIVTDGRMSGASGKVPAAIHLSPEAADGGPIALLRDGDVVRLDSAAGTLTVLADLTGRVPEGAPLTDEQWTGTGRELFASFRRTVGPAERGASVFGGTA from the coding sequence ATGGTTTCCCCCGTGGTCGACCCCGTGGTTTCCGAGGTCACCGACCGTGTCGTCACACGCAGCCGCGACACCCGCCGGGCCTACCTGGAGCGGGTGCGCCGTGCCGGGGCCGAACTGCGCGAGCGGGGGCCGGCCCGGGGGCGGCTCGCCTGCGCCAACTTGGCCCACGGCTTCGCCGCCGCCCCGGCCGAGGACAAGCTCGACCTGCGGGGCGCGGCCAAGCCCGGCGTCGCCATCGTCACGTCGTACAACGACATGCTGTCGGCGCACCAGCCGTACGAGACCTACCCGCCCGAGCTCAAGCGGGCGGTCCGTGAGGCGGGCGGCGTGGCGCAGGTGGCGGGTGGCGTGCCCGCGATGTGCGACGGCGTGACCCAGGGCCGGGCGGGCATGGAGCTGTCCCTCTACAGCCGCGACCTGATCGCCATGGCGACCGCCATCGCGCTGTCGCACGACATGTTCGACGCGGCCCTGCTGCTCGGGGTCTGCGACAAGATCGTCCCGGGGCTGCTCGTCGGCGCGTTACGCTTCGGCCACCTGCCGGCCGTGTTCGTGCCCGCCGGGCCGATGACCTCCGGCCTGCCCAACAAGGTCAAGGCCCGGGCCCGGCAGGCCTTCGCCGAGGGCAAGATCGGCCGAGGCGAGATGCTCGACGCCGAGGCGGCCGCCTACCACTCCCCCGGCACCTGCACCTTCTACGGCACCGCCAACTCCAACCAGCTCCTGATGGAGGTCATGGGGCTCCATCTGCCGGGCGCGACGTTCGTCAACCCGCACACCGAGCTGCGGCAGGCGCTGACCCGGGCGGCGGCGCGGCGGGCCGTGGAGATCGGCCCGCACGGCGAGGAGTACACCCCGGTCGGCGAGGTCGTGGACGAGAAGGCGATCGTCAACGCGGTCGTCGCGCTGCTCGCCTCGGGCGGCTCCACCAATCACACGATGCACCTGGTCACGATGGCGGCCGCCGCCGGGATCACGCTGACCTGGGATGACATGGCCGACCTGTCCAAGGTCGTGCCGCTGATCACCCGGATGTACCCCAACGGCCAGGCGGACGTGAACCACTTCCACGCCGCGGGCGGCATGGCGGTGTTCATCGGCGGCCTGCTGGACGCCGGGCTCCTCCACGCCGACGTGCTGACCGTGGCCGGGCGCGGCCTCGGTCACTACCGTACGGCTCCCGCCCTGAAGGAGGGCACGCTGGTGTGGGAGGAGCGGACCGGGCCCAGCTCCGACCCAGACGTCCTGCGGCCGGTCGCCGAGCCGTTCTCCCCCGACGGGGGCATCCACATGCTGTCCGGCAACCTGGGCCGGGCGGTGAGCAAGGTCTCCGCCGTCAAGCCCGAGCACCTGGTCGTCGAGGCCCCGGCCCTGGTGTTCGACGACCAGATCGACCTGCTCGCCGCGTTCGACCGGGGCGAGCTGAACGGGCGGGACTTCGTCGCGGTCGTCCGCTACCAGGGACCCCGCGCCAACGGCATGCCGGAGCTGCACAAGCTCACGCCGCCGCTGGCCGTGCTGCTCGACCGCGGCCAGAAGGTCGCGATCGTGACCGACGGCCGCATGTCCGGCGCCTCGGGGAAGGTCCCCGCGGCGATCCACCTCTCTCCCGAGGCCGCCGACGGCGGGCCGATCGCGCTGCTGCGCGACGGCGACGTGGTGCGCCTCGACTCCGCCGCCGGGACGCTCACCGTGCTCGCCGACCTCACCGGACGCGTGCCCGAGGGCGCGCCCCTGACCGACGAGCAGTGGACCGGCACCGGCCGCGAGCTGTTCGCCTCCTTCCGCCGTACGGTCGGCCCCGCCGAGCGCGGCGCGAGCGTCTTCGGGGGCACCGCGTGA
- a CDS encoding ketopantoate reductase family protein, with protein sequence MKILMFGRGVIATVYGWALQRAGHDVEFYVRPGRAATYGDAVDLDLIDTRRRVWGQRVVERWPVRYREALEPDHDFDLIVLSVPHHRLAEATAFLSPRVGEATVLVFGNIWAEPPAAIGALPVDRIAWGFPQAGGGFGADGVLRGVLLPSVVFGTLGRPPTDRERAVRQAFREAGLRLKERPDFRGWLWVHFVSDAGLFSQGLRVGSLSKLVGATGDLREGLLAGRELLPLLEARGVDLRRHRGGVLLFRAPTWLTAPALAWLTAHVALLRVSLAAHSDPEAEEPREVCRDTLAEARRLGISVPRLEAAEPYFAREGTSRA encoded by the coding sequence GTGAAGATCCTGATGTTCGGCCGAGGCGTGATCGCCACCGTCTACGGCTGGGCCCTGCAACGAGCGGGACATGACGTCGAGTTCTACGTCCGGCCGGGCCGCGCGGCGACGTACGGAGACGCAGTGGACCTCGACCTGATCGATACGCGGCGCCGGGTGTGGGGGCAGCGCGTCGTCGAGAGGTGGCCGGTGCGCTATCGCGAGGCGCTGGAGCCGGACCACGACTTCGACCTGATCGTGCTCAGCGTGCCCCACCACCGCCTCGCGGAGGCGACGGCCTTCCTGTCCCCGCGTGTCGGCGAGGCCACGGTGCTGGTCTTCGGCAACATCTGGGCCGAGCCGCCGGCCGCGATCGGCGCACTTCCTGTCGACCGGATCGCCTGGGGCTTTCCCCAGGCCGGTGGCGGTTTCGGCGCGGACGGCGTGCTCCGTGGGGTGCTGCTGCCGTCGGTCGTCTTCGGCACTCTCGGCCGGCCCCCGACCGACCGTGAGCGGGCCGTGCGCCAGGCGTTTCGCGAGGCCGGGCTCCGGCTCAAGGAGCGGCCTGACTTCCGCGGCTGGCTGTGGGTTCATTTCGTGTCGGATGCCGGTCTGTTCTCGCAGGGCCTGCGGGTGGGTTCCCTGTCCAAGCTGGTCGGCGCGACGGGCGACCTGCGCGAGGGGCTGCTGGCCGGCCGTGAGCTTCTGCCGCTCCTCGAGGCGCGCGGCGTTGACCTGCGACGTCACCGGGGCGGTGTGCTGCTCTTCCGTGCGCCCACCTGGCTGACGGCTCCCGCGCTCGCCTGGCTGACCGCTCATGTCGCGCTCCTGCGCGTGAGTTTGGCGGCGCACTCCGACCCCGAGGCCGAGGAACCGCGTGAGGTCTGCCGGGACACCCTGGCCGAAGCACGACGGTTGGGCATCTCCGTGCCGCGACTGGAAGCGGCGGAACCGTACTTCGCCCGAGAGGGCACGAGTCGAGCCTGA
- a CDS encoding glucokinase gives MSLPWLVADVGGTNARFGLVTGRGGQPEAVTVLDVSQHLGLADAVAAYLAEHAGGVRPGAACLAIAGPVDRDRYRLTNAGWSGSVTDLGIPRTVLLNDFEALAISLPHLAGGDLVSLGGPPSPPPGLTKAVLGPGTGLGVAGLVPVREGWLPVAGEGGHVAVPVVTDLEMEIVRALRAGGLPYVDAEHLLSGTGLPRLHHGLALVRGVAPGARTAAQITSSDDPLCVETVEVFLALLGGFAGGVALTFGARGGVYLGGGVLPRLAARIPGSAFRARFETTAPALTDYAAAIPTPLIVAEQPALTGAAAWLAQRFPEVEL, from the coding sequence GTGAGCCTGCCCTGGCTGGTCGCCGACGTGGGCGGCACCAACGCCCGGTTCGGTTTGGTGACCGGGCGCGGAGGGCAGCCGGAGGCGGTAACCGTACTCGACGTTTCCCAGCATCTCGGCCTTGCCGATGCCGTAGCCGCCTATCTCGCAGAACATGCGGGCGGAGTTCGGCCGGGGGCCGCGTGCCTGGCGATCGCCGGTCCGGTCGACAGGGACCGGTACCGGCTGACGAACGCGGGATGGTCGGGTTCCGTGACCGACCTGGGCATCCCGCGTACGGTGCTTCTCAACGACTTCGAGGCCCTCGCGATCTCGCTGCCGCACCTCGCGGGCGGCGATCTCGTGTCGCTCGGCGGCCCCCCGTCGCCGCCGCCCGGCCTGACGAAGGCCGTGCTGGGCCCGGGCACCGGGCTCGGGGTGGCCGGGCTCGTCCCCGTACGGGAGGGCTGGCTGCCCGTGGCCGGCGAGGGCGGGCACGTGGCGGTCCCGGTCGTGACGGACCTGGAGATGGAGATCGTCCGCGCCCTGCGCGCCGGCGGCCTCCCGTACGTGGACGCCGAGCACCTGCTGTCCGGCACCGGGCTGCCGCGCCTGCACCACGGCCTCGCGCTGGTGCGCGGGGTCGCGCCGGGCGCCCGGACGGCGGCGCAGATCACCTCGTCGGACGACCCGCTGTGCGTCGAGACCGTGGAGGTCTTCCTCGCGCTGCTCGGCGGGTTCGCCGGCGGCGTGGCCCTGACGTTCGGCGCGCGGGGCGGGGTCTACCTGGGCGGCGGCGTGCTGCCCCGGCTGGCCGCGCGGATCCCGGGCAGCGCGTTCCGGGCCCGGTTCGAGACGACCGCGCCGGCGCTGACGGACTACGCCGCCGCGATCCCGACCCCGCTGATCGTCGCCGAGCAGCCGGCGCTGACGGGTGCGGCCGCCTGGCTCGCCCAACGATTCCCCGAAGTGGAGCTGTGA
- the eda gene encoding bifunctional 4-hydroxy-2-oxoglutarate aldolase/2-dehydro-3-deoxy-phosphogluconate aldolase, producing MSNLLDLAPVVPVVVLDDAESAVPLARALVAGGLPVIEVTLRTPAALDAIRRIAAEVPEAVIGAGTVRSPEDVESAIAAGSRFLVSPGTTPGLLAAMLASGVPFLPGVATATEAMTLAERGVRELKFFPAEPAGGVSYLKALSGPLPDVRFCPTGGITPASALSYLALSNVGCVGGSWLTPRSLVSAGDFARIEKLAAEAAALRP from the coding sequence ATGAGCAACCTTCTCGACCTCGCGCCGGTCGTCCCGGTGGTCGTCCTCGACGACGCGGAAAGCGCCGTCCCGCTGGCCCGGGCGCTGGTGGCGGGCGGCCTGCCGGTGATCGAGGTGACGCTGCGCACCCCGGCCGCCCTCGACGCGATCCGGCGGATCGCCGCCGAGGTGCCGGAGGCCGTGATCGGCGCGGGCACCGTACGGTCGCCGGAGGACGTGGAGTCCGCGATCGCGGCGGGCTCCCGGTTCCTCGTCTCCCCCGGCACCACCCCCGGACTGCTCGCGGCCATGCTCGCCTCGGGCGTGCCGTTCCTGCCGGGCGTGGCCACGGCCACCGAGGCGATGACGCTGGCCGAGCGCGGCGTGCGCGAGCTGAAGTTCTTCCCCGCGGAGCCGGCCGGCGGCGTCTCCTATCTCAAGGCGCTGAGCGGCCCGCTGCCCGACGTGCGGTTCTGCCCCACCGGCGGGATCACCCCCGCGAGCGCGCTGTCCTATCTGGCCCTGTCCAACGTGGGGTGCGTGGGCGGGAGCTGGCTGACACCGCGTAGCCTTGTCTCGGCGGGCGACTTCGCGAGGATCGAGAAGCTCGCCGCAGAGGCCGCGGCGCTGCGTCCCTGA
- a CDS encoding HD domain-containing protein: MRLPTDAEIRALHEKHAPSKEAFDLVHTHCEIVCAIALRLADRAGLDVDAELVRAGSLLHDIGVYLLYDEDGRLDHAGYVRHGILGHELLRGEGLPESLCRFCSHHTGVGISREDVLRQGLPLPPRDYLAGSAEEELVMFADKFHSKTDPPRFVTADAYAVHVRRYGEDKAEVFASMCAVFGVPDLGTLAAAYGHEVV; the protein is encoded by the coding sequence ATGCGGCTTCCGACGGACGCGGAGATCCGTGCCCTGCACGAGAAACACGCGCCCTCGAAGGAGGCGTTCGACCTCGTCCACACGCACTGCGAGATCGTCTGCGCGATCGCCCTGCGGCTGGCCGACCGCGCCGGGCTCGACGTCGACGCCGAGCTGGTGCGGGCCGGAAGCCTCCTGCACGACATCGGCGTCTACCTGCTCTACGACGAGGACGGACGGCTCGACCACGCGGGTTACGTGCGCCACGGGATCCTCGGTCACGAACTGCTCCGCGGGGAGGGCCTGCCCGAGAGCCTGTGCCGGTTCTGCTCCCACCACACCGGTGTGGGGATCAGCCGGGAGGACGTGCTGCGACAGGGGCTGCCCCTGCCGCCCCGCGACTACCTCGCGGGGTCGGCCGAGGAGGAGCTCGTGATGTTCGCGGACAAGTTCCACAGCAAGACCGACCCGCCGAGATTCGTCACCGCCGACGCCTACGCGGTCCATGTCCGCCGGTACGGCGAGGACAAGGCCGAGGTGTTCGCGTCGATGTGCGCGGTTTTCGGCGTCCCTGACCTGGGGACCCTCGCCGCCGCGTACGGCCACGAGGTCGTCTGA
- a CDS encoding ion transporter, whose translation MRERVRRVIESPRFQQTITVVILLNAATLGVETSAGAVARYGTVLHVADHAALYVFVAEILAKAYVYRWRFLRDPWNVFDTLIIAVSFLPTAGGLSVLRALRVLRALRLISVVPSLRRVVSALLTAIPGMTSIVVLLGLVLYVAAVMGTKLYGASAPEYFGDLPTSLFTLFQVMTGDGWSDINREVMDTHPSAWIYFVVFVLICTFVVLNLFIAVVVSAMEEESQEERRAERGEDGEVLAEMAALRAEIQGLRQAISDRVPS comes from the coding sequence GTGCGTGAACGTGTCCGCCGTGTGATCGAGTCGCCGCGGTTCCAGCAGACGATCACCGTGGTGATCCTGCTCAACGCGGCCACGCTGGGCGTCGAGACCTCGGCCGGGGCGGTCGCCCGTTACGGCACGGTGCTGCACGTCGCCGACCACGCCGCGCTCTACGTCTTCGTCGCGGAGATCCTCGCCAAGGCGTACGTCTACCGGTGGCGTTTCCTCCGCGACCCCTGGAACGTCTTCGACACGCTGATCATCGCGGTCTCGTTCCTCCCCACCGCGGGCGGGCTGTCGGTGCTGCGGGCCCTGCGCGTGCTGCGGGCGCTGCGGCTGATCTCGGTGGTGCCGTCGCTGCGGCGGGTGGTCTCCGCGCTGCTCACCGCCATCCCCGGGATGACCTCGATCGTGGTCCTGCTCGGCCTCGTGCTGTACGTCGCCGCCGTGATGGGCACCAAGCTGTACGGCGCCTCCGCACCCGAGTACTTCGGCGACCTGCCGACCTCGCTGTTCACCCTGTTCCAGGTCATGACCGGCGACGGCTGGTCGGACATCAACCGCGAGGTCATGGACACCCACCCCTCGGCCTGGATCTACTTCGTGGTGTTCGTCCTGATCTGCACGTTCGTCGTGCTCAACCTCTTCATCGCGGTCGTGGTCAGCGCGATGGAGGAGGAGAGCCAGGAGGAGCGCAGAGCCGAGCGCGGGGAGGACGGCGAGGTGCTGGCCGAGATGGCCGCCCTGCGCGCCGAGATCCAGGGCCTGCGCCAGGCCATCAGCGACCGCGTCCCCTCCTGA
- a CDS encoding type II toxin-antitoxin system ParD family antitoxin — MMTELLSVTIEEHLLEYADAEVKAGRAWSVSAVMNAALARQADNLLAAG; from the coding sequence ATGATGACCGAACTCCTCAGCGTGACGATCGAGGAACATCTGCTCGAGTACGCCGACGCTGAGGTGAAGGCTGGTCGGGCCTGGTCGGTGTCGGCGGTGATGAACGCCGCGCTGGCGCGGCAGGCCGACAACCTGCTTGCGGCAGGGTGA
- a CDS encoding DUF6247 family protein has protein sequence MTVQRHDSPHPQIERTFTAVRAALPSANVAAFDAELEEITHAPVVNLAALDDFLSAWWRVATRAAADPSDWHRMHREAEQLQSGARTAGPTLAEVLARRGVQR, from the coding sequence ATGACCGTCCAGCGGCACGACAGTCCCCATCCGCAGATTGAGCGAACCTTCACCGCCGTGCGCGCCGCCCTGCCCTCGGCCAACGTCGCCGCGTTCGACGCCGAACTCGAAGAGATCACTCACGCGCCCGTCGTCAACCTGGCGGCGCTGGATGACTTCCTGTCCGCGTGGTGGCGCGTAGCCACCCGCGCCGCCGCCGATCCGTCCGACTGGCACCGGATGCACCGAGAGGCCGAGCAACTGCAGTCCGGTGCGCGTACGGCAGGCCCGACACTGGCCGAGGTACTGGCCCGCCGCGGAGTCCAGCGGTAG
- a CDS encoding GntR family transcriptional regulator, translating to MIVIDAASPVPPFEQLRAQLARQIQDRTLAVGTRLPTIRQLAANLGLAVNTVGRAYRELEEAGLIETRGRAGSFVSAAGEDGLERARRAAADYAAVVASVGIDTGEAIRIVQAALASGTVTPASS from the coding sequence ATGATCGTTATCGATGCGGCCTCGCCGGTGCCGCCGTTCGAGCAGCTGCGGGCCCAGCTCGCCCGGCAGATTCAGGATCGCACGCTTGCCGTGGGCACCCGCCTTCCGACCATCCGCCAGCTCGCGGCCAACCTTGGCCTGGCCGTGAACACGGTCGGCCGGGCATACCGGGAGCTGGAGGAGGCAGGGCTGATCGAGACGCGGGGGCGGGCGGGTTCGTTCGTGTCGGCCGCCGGCGAGGATGGCCTGGAGCGGGCCCGCCGGGCCGCCGCCGACTACGCGGCCGTGGTCGCCAGCGTCGGCATCGACACGGGCGAGGCGATCCGCATCGTGCAGGCGGCGCTGGCCTCCGGCACGGTGACACCGGCCTCGTCATGA
- a CDS encoding TetR/AcrR family transcriptional regulator, with translation MTADKPLRADAQRNRDALIAKAREVFDAGGFFDLRFDDFARLAGVGTGTLYRHFPTREALAEAVYHGEVAALCDRARRLQATLPAAEALATFLRGMVDHIAAHEGLARTLATLMADRSGALAEGGLALEQAVTDLVAAAVRDGAVRDDVDAGAVMMALHGIGAAHDRPGWRAEADDVITLVLDGLRRPL, from the coding sequence ATGACCGCCGACAAGCCGCTGCGGGCCGACGCCCAACGCAACCGCGATGCCCTGATCGCCAAGGCACGAGAGGTCTTCGACGCCGGCGGCTTCTTCGACCTGCGCTTCGACGACTTCGCACGCCTGGCCGGGGTGGGCACCGGCACGTTGTACCGCCACTTCCCCACCCGGGAGGCACTGGCCGAGGCGGTCTACCACGGGGAAGTCGCCGCGCTGTGCGACCGCGCCCGCCGGCTGCAGGCTACGCTGCCCGCGGCGGAGGCTCTGGCGACCTTCCTCCGCGGCATGGTCGACCACATAGCCGCCCACGAGGGCCTGGCCCGGACGCTGGCCACGCTCATGGCCGATCGCTCGGGTGCCCTCGCCGAGGGCGGCCTGGCGCTGGAGCAGGCTGTCACCGACCTGGTGGCCGCCGCCGTACGGGACGGCGCCGTGCGCGACGACGTGGATGCCGGTGCCGTGATGATGGCGCTGCACGGCATCGGCGCGGCCCATGACCGCCCCGGTTGGCGGGCCGAGGCCGACGATGTCATCACCCTCGTGCTGGACGGGCTGCGCCGCCCGCTGTGA
- a CDS encoding ROK family transcriptional regulator, with product MSRLATPGEVLQLIRSGEAVTRADIGRVTGLSRPAVAHRVSDLLQRGLIVEDAEGPSTGGRPPMRLRFHAGGGVVPVASLGARRTQIAICDLAGEVLHRTDIDIDVEEGPGVVLPLLMDTWEKLLDGRRDVAGIGLGVPATVEFAAGRVESARVMASWTGVVIPPVIAERFGVPVLVDNDVNVIAMGEHRSVYAAELDDLLFVKVSTRIGAGVISGGGILRGALGAAGEIGHIPVRDGGGVLCRCGNLDCVDSVASGTAILRDLRAKGRDVASLADVTALVRAGDAETMAVVRQAGRWLGEVISGAVNLLNPAVVVLGGDVAEMFQPLVSGVREIVYRRSTQLATRSLRIERGRLGPGAGITGCALMVLDHVLSAQAVDAAPR from the coding sequence ATGTCACGTTTAGCCACTCCTGGTGAAGTCCTCCAGCTCATCCGCAGCGGGGAGGCGGTGACGCGCGCCGACATCGGCCGCGTGACCGGCCTGTCCCGGCCGGCCGTCGCGCACCGCGTCTCCGACCTGCTCCAGCGCGGGCTGATCGTGGAGGACGCCGAGGGGCCCTCCACCGGGGGCCGCCCGCCCATGCGGCTGCGGTTCCATGCCGGTGGGGGAGTCGTCCCGGTGGCCTCGCTCGGCGCCCGTCGCACCCAGATCGCGATCTGCGACCTCGCGGGGGAGGTGCTGCACCGGACCGACATCGACATCGACGTCGAGGAGGGCCCCGGCGTCGTGCTCCCCCTGCTCATGGACACCTGGGAGAAGCTGCTGGACGGTCGCCGCGACGTGGCCGGCATCGGCCTCGGCGTCCCCGCCACCGTCGAGTTCGCGGCGGGACGGGTCGAAAGCGCCCGCGTCATGGCGAGCTGGACCGGCGTGGTGATCCCGCCCGTCATCGCCGAGCGGTTCGGCGTGCCGGTGCTCGTGGACAACGACGTGAACGTCATCGCGATGGGCGAGCACCGGAGCGTCTACGCCGCCGAGCTCGACGACCTGTTGTTCGTGAAGGTCTCCACCCGGATCGGCGCGGGGGTGATCTCCGGCGGGGGCATCCTGCGCGGCGCGCTCGGCGCGGCCGGGGAGATCGGTCACATCCCAGTGCGGGACGGCGGCGGCGTGCTGTGCCGCTGCGGCAACCTCGACTGCGTCGACTCGGTGGCCAGCGGCACCGCGATCCTGCGCGACCTGCGCGCCAAGGGCCGCGACGTCGCCTCCCTCGCCGACGTGACCGCCCTGGTGCGGGCGGGTGACGCCGAGACCATGGCCGTCGTACGGCAGGCGGGCCGCTGGCTGGGCGAGGTCATCTCCGGCGCGGTCAACCTGCTCAACCCCGCCGTGGTGGTCCTCGGCGGCGACGTCGCCGAGATGTTCCAGCCGCTGGTGTCGGGCGTACGCGAGATCGTCTACCGGCGCTCCACCCAGCTCGCCACCCGCAGCCTGCGCATCGAGCGCGGCCGCCTCGGGCCGGGCGCCGGGATCACCGGCTGCGCCCTCATGGTCCTCGACCACGTGCTGTCCGCCCAGGCCGTCGACGCCGCCCCCCGCTGA
- the ligA gene encoding NAD-dependent DNA ligase LigA, translated as MTEAPPIDAIADETAYAEAVQLAADAAAAYYGDGTSPLDDDAYDRLVRGIAAYEKAHPGQVLEASPTGKVAGVVGDVPHTVPMLSLDNVFGPEELAGWAASLERRLGRPVTAWSVEPKLDGLAVAARYRHGRLVQLVTRGDGSAGEDVSHAIGTIAGLPGRLADPVTVELRGEVMMTAAQFEEACAKRQAHDGTTFANPRSAAAGTLRAQDRAYVCELTFFGYGALPLPDDTSGLATWLRESPHSQVMDWVGGQGVRTTAGTAVAGIVAATVEQARRRVEEIAAARPGLPFGIDGIVIRADDAADQAQAGFGSRAPRWAIAYKLPAVQKITRLLTVEWNTGRTGVIAPRAVLEPVELDGSVVTYATLHNPSDIKRRGLMLGDSVVVYKAGDVIPRVESPVVHLRTGDERSIVFPEVCPACGGEIDTSQERWRCVQGRNCRAIASIRYAVGRDQLDVEGLADNRVQQMLDAGLIADFGDLFFLTREQLLGLERMGEVSTDNLLAAIDRARTRPLSRVFCALGVRGTGRSMSRRIARHFGTMEAIRAAGAEGLQKVDGIGPEKAPVIVADLAELSDLIDKLVRAGVNMIEPDVTAPVGDQGGTTTPVSGENEPGALPLTGMTVVVTGAMSGQLAALSRNQMNELIEQAGGRASSSVSAKTSLVVAGDNAGSKRAKAESLGVRIASPEEFADMVAQLL; from the coding sequence ATGACTGAAGCGCCCCCGATCGACGCGATCGCCGATGAGACCGCCTACGCCGAGGCGGTCCAGCTGGCGGCCGACGCAGCCGCGGCCTACTACGGTGACGGCACCTCCCCGCTGGACGATGACGCCTACGACCGGCTGGTCCGGGGCATCGCCGCCTATGAGAAGGCCCACCCCGGCCAGGTGCTGGAGGCCTCGCCGACGGGCAAGGTCGCCGGAGTCGTGGGTGATGTCCCGCACACGGTGCCCATGCTCAGCCTGGACAACGTGTTCGGGCCCGAGGAGCTGGCCGGCTGGGCCGCCTCGCTGGAGCGCCGGCTCGGCCGTCCGGTGACCGCGTGGTCGGTGGAGCCGAAGTTGGACGGGCTGGCGGTCGCCGCCCGCTACCGTCACGGCCGCCTCGTCCAGTTGGTCACCCGCGGCGACGGGAGCGCGGGCGAGGACGTCTCACACGCGATCGGCACGATCGCCGGCCTCCCGGGGCGGCTCGCCGACCCGGTCACGGTGGAGCTGCGTGGCGAGGTGATGATGACCGCCGCGCAGTTCGAGGAGGCGTGTGCGAAACGGCAGGCGCATGACGGGACCACGTTCGCGAACCCGCGCAGCGCCGCCGCGGGCACGCTGAGGGCGCAGGACCGGGCGTACGTGTGCGAGCTGACGTTCTTCGGGTACGGCGCGCTGCCGCTGCCCGACGACACCTCCGGGCTCGCCACATGGCTCCGGGAGTCGCCGCACAGCCAGGTGATGGACTGGGTCGGCGGGCAGGGTGTGCGGACCACGGCCGGGACCGCGGTCGCCGGCATCGTCGCGGCGACCGTGGAGCAGGCGCGGCGGCGGGTCGAGGAGATCGCGGCCGCGCGGCCTGGGCTGCCGTTCGGGATCGACGGCATCGTGATCAGGGCGGATGACGCGGCGGATCAGGCGCAGGCCGGGTTCGGCTCCCGGGCACCGCGGTGGGCGATCGCGTACAAGCTGCCCGCCGTACAGAAGATCACCAGGCTGCTCACGGTGGAGTGGAACACCGGCCGGACCGGGGTGATCGCCCCACGGGCGGTTCTGGAGCCGGTGGAGCTGGACGGTTCCGTCGTGACGTACGCCACGCTGCACAACCCCTCCGACATAAAGCGCCGTGGGCTGATGCTGGGAGACAGCGTCGTCGTCTACAAGGCCGGCGACGTGATCCCCAGGGTGGAGTCCCCGGTGGTGCACCTGCGCACCGGCGACGAGCGGTCCATCGTGTTCCCGGAGGTGTGCCCGGCCTGCGGCGGTGAGATCGACACCTCCCAGGAGCGGTGGAGATGCGTGCAAGGCCGCAACTGCCGCGCGATCGCCTCGATTCGGTACGCGGTCGGCCGCGATCAGCTGGACGTGGAAGGGCTGGCCGACAACCGCGTCCAGCAGATGCTGGACGCGGGGCTGATCGCCGACTTCGGCGACCTGTTCTTCCTCACCCGCGAGCAGCTACTGGGCCTGGAACGGATGGGGGAGGTGTCCACCGACAACCTCCTGGCCGCCATCGACAGAGCCAGGACCAGACCGCTGAGCCGGGTGTTCTGCGCGCTCGGCGTCCGGGGGACGGGGCGCTCGATGAGCCGCCGCATCGCCCGGCACTTCGGCACCATGGAGGCCATCCGTGCGGCCGGCGCCGAGGGGCTGCAGAAGGTGGACGGCATCGGCCCGGAGAAGGCGCCCGTGATCGTCGCTGACCTGGCCGAGCTGTCCGACCTCATCGACAAGCTCGTCCGCGCCGGGGTGAACATGATCGAGCCCGATGTGACGGCGCCCGTCGGTGACCAGGGCGGCACGACCACCCCGGTCTCGGGTGAGAACGAGCCGGGTGCGCTGCCACTGACCGGGATGACGGTCGTGGTCACGGGCGCGATGAGCGGGCAGTTGGCAGCGCTGTCCCGCAACCAGATGAACGAGCTCATCGAACAGGCCGGAGGCAGGGCGTCCTCCAGCGTCTCGGCGAAGACCTCGCTGGTCGTCGCAGGAGACAACGCGGGGTCCAAGAGGGCGAAGGCCGAATCCCTCGGTGTGCGGATCGCTTCCCCCGAGGAGTTCGCCGACATGGTCGCGCAGCTGTTGTAG